A window of Pieris rapae chromosome 22, ilPieRapa1.1, whole genome shotgun sequence genomic DNA:
attatgttacttgtacataatatatattttaattttaaaaattataattttagttgaaCCCTTTTCACACTCCAAGGGGTCGTTCAAGCATTACATAATCAGATTATTGCAATTTATCTCCCCCCCCCTTCCTCTTGTCAACAAAGCTCTCAATAATAgaacataaacatattaattttttgtaggaatcgtcgaaacatttcgttttcaagcatagacaatgtgtgcttaatgtgtaaaaagtaaataattactgttaacaccaaataagaaaatgaaaGACACCCAACCTATAGTGCTTatataatacttgaacggccttaaaaaaaataacaaaacaataaaacacacacaataatgtaaaaatttaataataaaacattacgcACAACCAACACAAATggacaaaatatacaaattccCAGAAATACATACCGTAAGAACATTAATCGCTTTAGAATATTACAAggtctattaataaaatgtacgatttaaaattaataattacttatgattttatatatggGGCTACGAATATAAAATACCAattctaaatgtaaattcaggataatattaaaaatataattgttgcCCCATGGCTTATAATCAAAatcttttccttttttttattaaagtaagttattgagtttttttttcatcatcaCAAAACAATACTGCTTTTTCATTCTcacaacttttttatttgtatttccatGGCAAATTAgcttattgaaataattgttataaaaaacttaatttagacAGATAATGATACAGTATGTTCCATAGTCTAATTGACtccacttttttttattaaataccgattgtaatgtaataattgttatgtattaaaaaaagattcgTTTAAATTCGAGAGGAGCACCGATAGATCTTTAAtctcaaatatatacataactttgagaataatttaaaaagtaaaatttctttatgCATTGTCATAGACAATGTTTGTATGCAAcatcaataaacaaaaatacaatttgtgcTTAGATATATACACCACCACATTCATAACATTTCCATATTTATTCGAGTAATCATTTTGactatctttattcatatacatttttagtctataatttaaaaatataaaacttgtaattttaaaacaatgacaTTACGAAATTATACATTGAATAGCGTTAACTCtgatatttcaaattcaaGTGGAATGTGTGAAGATAATCAAAATGACAGCGGAATATTGACACCTAGCATAATCTATGGCAACTATCCCTCTTGTTTCTGGTTCTTCTGTTGCGCGCGAACAAACTCTGGATAGTCTATATAACCGTCTCTATTATGATCGTCCATATTTAATATGGGATCTATTAAGTTGATTAATTCATCatctttgaatattttctCCCCAGCGGGCGGCTGATTCTGTTGAGGTTGTTGTTTATGCCCTTGTTCTGTCAAAAAGCCCCAAAACGTCACAAAAAgctaataataacataatcttTGGTTTACGTTACTACACATTCAAATCAAACTTAAACTttactactaaaatataaaaatagcccacataaataatagttaatattattacatttaataaaacaccaTCATCATTCTCGCGAACTAGGCTCATAAAAGAGACAGATATACTTTAATTGATTGAGCCCGCTTAACAATTTTACGTGTTgtgtatttgaatattttgtgttttccCCCGTAAAACTATAATTGTTTCGGGATGGCAATAGTTAATCACCttcctttaaaaatgaaacaacaCAAACAGGATGCTCCAtgcacttaaataaaataaaatttattcgaaatatatgtttctaaatacagtattatataatagcatTTTTTCATATACCCAACACATTCTACATTTATGCTATCCCCAAACATTCAAAGCGAACTGTCAGATGTCAAAATTCTgacatatatttgtttgaaagAACGGTAGTGCATTGTGGCTGAGACAAAATCACTTTTCAACAGGCGTTACCCAGTAACATAAAAGAAATTTCTATGGGAATGACATTCGCTCACTCTTTGTCACGTGGGTCACAAACATTGAAAAGTGAATGTCTCTCGAGGCCCTTAGAAGGTATGTGCACAGAGTactcttaattattataggcaatatcaatttatagaatatacaactaGAATACCATGAACACTTAATAAACGTCTCTGTAACAGactatattagttttaataaattcgtcTTTTTCAGGAGGtcgtaaagataaaaaaactaacatgtagtaaaacagttaatatggcatacataaaaaatttaactcaCCATGCCAATGTATTAATGATTTGATCAATTCACATCCATccaatttgttattattatccgCATCATGCATTTTGAAATAATGGAACTGCAATTCTTGATCTGACATTTTCGACGTGTCAATTGGTACATCCATGTGTTCTTGAATAtgactgaaaaatattttttaaatactagtgctactacaaaatttaatatgtatattaaaagagCCTTGAAGAATTGTAGTGCTGTGCtttgataaatacaaaacatgAATAGTTATTCATTCAATTCAATATACTTTATGCTTGTAATAGATATACATTGCAATAGCGACTAAGCTATACAATTGCTGGGCAGTACctgtttattatatgttaatcaTATTACATGTTATcataaaatgaatcaaaaaCACACTTACTCTCTTTCTTGGGCAATATTTGCTGCGTTCAAAACTTGTGGatctgaaatttattattaaaaattgaggTAAACAAGTAATCATGGGCATAATTTTGATTACACAACAAGGAAATTTAAAGGTGTTTTACCATGTCCATGACCATGTCCGTGAGGTGGCTGTGCATTAACCTGTTGTACGGGTACTTGTTGTACAGGGACCTGTTGTTGGTATTGTTGTTGTTGAAACTGTTGCGGCTGCTGGAATTGTTGTTGCTGCTGGAATTGTTGTTGCTGTGGTGGCTGTTGGAATTGTtgctgaaaattattataagcaattataaattctgggatacattttgttatattatatgtattacattcctataagtgtacatatattaattttaatttatagagaCAACTTACATTTACAGattgaaaacattaataaatgttataaactgGTTTAAAAGTTAACACTATTACTCCAGGAGCAGAGAATCCttacattgtaataattgaaggattatgggtcgtttatcaaagaaacgatagtaattagcacaaaaataacttttatttggtaataagatgaatgacagcaagaacactCAGTTACAACAATCTTCATatatagtgttgccacctagttaaattttcaaaaactattttacttaaattgctcaatactcccactaaaatttaaactaggtacaaatatttaaaaaaaaataaactcctattgaaattagagttgtgaaaagaaaaacaaaatgtgatctcttaaatagataaaagcttGAGTTGGTAACGCTTTAGTTAACATATCTGCTAATTGACTGTTActaggaatataatttagtttaattacacccaactcaaccttttcccttataaaattaaatttcacatctatgtgtttggttttcttatgataaacaggattgctaattaacttaattgcactctgattatcaacatacaatggaacagatgtaatattttcacctaaatctaataataattgctgtaaCCATAATATCTCTTTTGCAGCTTCACAAGCAGCTACAAATTCTGCTTCAGTTGTGGAGAGAGCAGTAGTCTTCTGTTTCTGGCTACACCATGTTATAGGTCccccattcatattaaaaatataacctgtagTAGACTTACGCGTATCTACATCACCTGCAAAATCTGAATCCGAATAGCCAGTGAGATCACTACTTTctccataacatatacataaatctttagtatttattaggtatctaATAACACGTTTAATGGCTTTTACATGTTGTTGACTTGGATCGTTTACATATCtactcaaaacatttacagcaaaagaaatgtcaggccttgaaacagagctcaaaaataacaaggacCCTATAGCTTCTctgtatggaaaattaataatattttcatccattttctttgaaataacaacatttacatcTGCAGGGGTACTGGCAGGATTTGAATCACTCATACAAAActtctctattaatttttcaatgtaatctctttgataaatacagatacaattatttactctcTCTATTTCCAttcccacaaaatatttcaattttaattcttttattttaaatgtttgtttcaaatattctataactcttttaataattgaggAACTGGAAGAGACTACAAGTGCATcatcaacataaattattatgaatactttcaccccattgaaaatacctacataaacaCAACTGTCAGCCTGAGATTGcacaaaaccatattttattaaaaactcagtgAATCTTCTATTCCAACAACGAGACGCCTGTTTAAGTCCATACagtgatttattaagttttaggatacaatcatttttaaatgaaattccttctggtacttctataaaaatattctcttccAAATACCCGTTCCATAATTCAAATGGTGTTTTCTTTGGAGTTTGGCTGGAGGAAGtccggtttaataaatatactgcacAATTCACAGCCTCAGCCCATAATTCCAGTGACACATCCCTTGCGTACAACATTGAACGTGCACTCTCCACAATGGTACGGTTCTCTCTTTCAGCACGCCCATTTTGTTCTGGTGTATATGGCGCAGTACACTCATGAATTATACCTTCTTTGCTGAGATAGtcattgaaggttttattcacatactctcttccattatcagtatgcaatattctgacactatgcatgtacttatttttgatcatagcattgtatttcatgaatatgtccatcacatcacttttatgtttgacaaaatatacatgcctGTAACTTGTAGTAGcatccttaaataatataaagtatctcaTACCTTGGATAGATGTATGACTCATAGGTCCACAGACATCACTATATACAAGGTCACCTGGCTGTAGTTCTCCTCGTATAGATTTGTGAAATGGAAATCTGCACTGCTTTCCATATGCACAtgcttcacaaacaaaatcagttttatcactGTTATTCAATTTCAAGCCTTCTACCACATTATCAGCACTCTTACccttgatttgttttaggttAACATGTCCCAGTCTTTCAtgccacattttaatgttattttgatcacTTTGAACTAAGTTACAGGTATCTGAGaccacagctttaattttcaattcgtataaattattttctgttattgttgCACACATTACCAAGTCATTGCCTTTGTAAATGAATGCACCAGAGTCTTTCTTGATAATGATATAGGATTTACGCATTATCACACCTTCTGAGAACAGATTTCGTCGCAAATTCGgaacatacaatacatcatGTAGTTCACTATTCTCCCACTGTCCATTGACACATCTCTTTATTAACACCTTGCCAATGCCAGCCACTTCCACTGATTGTTTGTTTCCTAATGTCAATGATTTCTGGTTACATTCCAATAGTTCTACAAAGAACTCCTTTCTATAGGTCATATGTGCAGAGGCACCACTGTCTAaaatccacacattgtcttcAGCTTCATGGAATTTGGTTTCTACATTAAACGCTAACAAGTCTGCACCTTCCTGTTGAGGTTTTCTATACTTGGATTTCTTTGGAGCACGACATTCTCGAGAAAAATGTCCTCGTTTCccacaattataacattcaaatctgtgtttactgtttttattttgatttgaattactagCATTTCTATTCAGCTCACTTTGTTTTGGGCTATTTTTCCATCCTTTCTTAGCCACAAGAAGAGCGgtttcttgttcttcttcaCACTGTAAACTAGCTTCTTCATCTAACAAACGAGCAGTGAGATTGACAAGAGTCTGTTGCTCTGGATCCAAAGACATCCACGCTTGACGGAGTGATCTATACTTATGAGGCAGTGttccaagtatttttgttatcacagCCATTTCACTAATACTTTCGCCACTTTCTTTTAACTGCTTGGCCAATGATTCCACTTTAGAAATGTGTTGAGCTACACTGTCAtttgtagacattttatactggtaaaacttttcatggatcaacattttacataattcactcttctgttcgtatattgattcaagttttgtcattatttccttagcagtttcacaattttctattaaagttatttgtttgaaatccatcgaagatgttataataaacatggccatgccatcattctttgtccattcaacattatttccagccggtttaggcactgaaatatcaaTCCCTTTTGCTTTTAGGGCACACTTTATCTGGAATTTCCATTGCCTAAAGTTATTTccatcaaatttttctaagtttattgaccgcattgaatccattttgaggttattttgtcaatttcttcacaatacgattgtaactttttctttgctatttttcttaaaactttcaattgcagaatctactgggcccataacctgaaggattatgggtcgtttatcaaagaaacgatagtaattagcacaaaaataacttttatttggtaataagatgaatgacagcaagaacactCAGTTACAACAATCTTCATatatagtgttgccacctagttaaattttcaaaaactattttacttaaattgctcaataaTAATAGAAGGAAAGACAATGAAGAATTAGGGCGGTATCCATTCCCATGTAAgttcgtaaataataatttttagtatttgaCATATGGAGGCAgcttttaatgaatattttatcataccTGTTGAGGAGCCGGAGGTGGCGGTGGTGGCTGATAATTCTGTGGAAataaaaggtatattttaaaacaatgaacttattattatcaggatatcaaaataataaaagacatgttataattaatagttctCTAtggttttataaagttaaaataattcaaaagaaggatataaatttaaaatcaattgtcAAGTGATTATGGAAAAAGATAACCCaaaactaaaactttaaatgtaagaatacttatttttttaaatattatatcaacaTGACTTATTCTGACCAATAAcctctaaaaaaataaattgtaagtgCTTAAAAGTGTCTTAAAAAATTGagattatgtttgtatttacaatatccTAGTAAATGGAAAGATTTCTTGTTCTTCTCAGATTTTAGTCAGATTTATAAGAGGATATGGGTCTATTCTTCATGCTGATCATATTGTTAGTCTTTGTTGTTCAAAACATAGAAAGAGAAAGCTGAAAGTGAAAGTTT
This region includes:
- the LOC110997298 gene encoding multiple coagulation factor deficiency protein 2 homolog isoform X1, encoding MLRFIILAAFLQCTISQQYQQKVAPGVPPQNYQNYQPPPPPPAPQQQQFQQPPQQQQFQQQQQFQQPQQFQQQQYQQQVPVQQVPVQQVNAQPPHGHGHGHDPQVLNAANIAQERDHIQEHMDVPIDTSKMSDQELQFHYFKMHDADNNNKLDGCELIKSLIHWHEQGHKQQPQQNQPPAGEKIFKDDELINLIDPILNMDDHNRDGYIDYPEFVRAQQKNQKQEG
- the LOC110997298 gene encoding multiple coagulation factor deficiency protein 2 homolog isoform X4, which produces MLRFIILAAFLQCTISQQYQQKVAPGVPPQNYQNYQPPPPPPAPQQQQFQQPPQQQQFQQQQQFQQPQQFQQQQYQQQVPVQQVPVQQVNAQPPHGHGHGHDPQVLNAANIAQERDHIQEHMDVPIDTSKMSDQELQFHYFKMHDADNNNKLDGCELIKSLIHWHDGDGNKVETSKIYSDEDLASIVEYAMGTADTNKDGYIDYYEFKKNNI
- the LOC110997298 gene encoding probable basic-leucine zipper transcription factor I isoform X2; translation: MLRFIILAAFLQCTISQQYQQKVAPGVPPQNYQNYQPPPPPPAPQQQQFQQPPQQQQFQQQQQFQQPQQFQQQQYQQQVPVQQVPVQQVNAQPPHGHGHGHDPQVLNAANIAQERDHIQEHMDVPIDTSKMSDQELQFHYFKMHDADNNNKLDGCELIKSLIHWHGKLDKNHKVYSDKQLENLLEMALTHTDLNNDGYIDYLEYRISNHKAQMNKTGGQPR
- the LOC110997298 gene encoding multiple coagulation factor deficiency protein 2 homolog isoform X3, with protein sequence MLRFIILAAFLQCTISQQYQQKVAPGVPPQNYQNYQPPPPPPAPQQQQFQQPPQQQQFQQQQQFQQPQQFQQQQYQQQVPVQQVPVQQVNAQPPHGHGHGHDPQVLNAANIAQERDHIQEHMDVPIDTSKMSDQELQFHYFKMHDADNNNKLDGCELIKSLIHWHDGEGNAKDTPITYKDEDLSNIVEGALKQADKNNDGYIDYSEYRVVTGATSPDL